CGACTAAGCGGTTCGCAATTTCGTGTGCCAACACATCTAAAGCGCCACTGCGAATGACCCCCATATGTTCATAGCCTTCGCGTCCAAAATCTTGAAAACTTGAAAATAATCCGCTGTCTTCTATGATGATTGTCATGCGTCGTTCCCTCCTGCTTGTACTTCAAAAAACTTCACGTGGTCCCCTAATGAAATCAACGCGAAATCCTCTTTTTTAGGGTTGAATAATGGCAATGACGTATGACCGATTACGAGCCAGTCGCTATACGTTTCGGTCGTTGTAATGCCGCATTTATTGTTTTCTAAAATGACCGATCCTGCTGGAATCAATCGTGGTTCAGTTGCGGTATGATTGACAATAATTTGCGCGTCGACACCGGATAAATATGGAAAACCTGGTGAGTAGCCCATCATCGAAACGAAATAATCTGCACCTGTATGTATATCAATAAATGTTTGGCGATCCATATGCAACTCTTTTAATATCATGTCCAAGTGCGGTCCGTTCTCGCCACCATAGACAATCGGGACTTTCACACAATGAATTTCCTTGTCTAAGGTCATATCCTCTATATTAATATTTTCAATGACCGCTTTCATATGTAAAAATGGCGAATCAATATTCAAATGTTTCATCATCATGCGTGCATCATAAGAAATTAACATATCCGTTTCCGTCGGTACAATTTCCGTAATAAATGGATAGTTTTGATTGATTAAGCAATGACGTATCAGTAGTAACTTTTCAGTAGCGGCAGGTGTCACGTCTCCTTGTAAAGAGACAACAATCGCCTGATCTCCTTGACTATAAACTTTCATTTTTTCACCTCTATTTATCATCATAAAATAAACTTAAAATTTCACTTGTATGTTGTGCGAGTTCACCGACAAAACCATAGATGAGCATGCACTGAATGATAAGGATACCTACCATCCATAAGTAGACCCATAAGCGATACTGACGTGCAACAAGCCGTTGTGACACGATTTGACCGATCCACATCACAATGAGAAAACCTAAAATATAGAGCCCGATCATACAATCACCTACTTTTTGGATTTCAGCGTAATGGGCACCCACTCACGCAAACTATTAATCATCCACAATTGTCCGCCGTGTTGCAATACTTCCTTTACCATCACTATCGTCAAATACTTTTCCTTAATACGTGCGCTAGCTAACAAATCGCGACGCATACACCCTTGTAAAAAATCGTTGTCGTAAATCGGTGTATAATGTGTACCATCTACTGTAAGCACGACATTCCCAATATCAAATTCGAGCACTTTATCCGTCGTCTCATCGTAAAACAAAGCGAGTTGGGTCGTATGCGAATGCGCAACATGTTCACGTTCAGACGTTTTATATATCCGTTGCCATTCAGGGATATCGCTTTTCATAGGAACAAACTGGGCAGTCATCGTCGTCGTTTTTGGAGCGTCCCCACTTCTGTACGCAATTCCCCTGATGGTTCAAGTATGACTTTGACCCGATACTGTCCCCGCGCATACGTTTCGCATAACTGTTGAATGGTTTGTTGCCATTTTAAGTCGTCAAATGGTAACCCGAGCGCCGTACTTGAACGCTGGAGTCGTTCTGCATGATACGCCAGTCGCGGTATTTCACCATGGTCCAATCGCATCGTTTCAAATAAATTCATCGCAATCCCTCTAATATTTTCGTTTTCGCATGAAATTCTGCATATTCTTGATCCGGATCAGAATCTATCGTAATCCCTGCCCCGACACCATAATACAATGTGTCGTTGATTTGTTCGACCGTTCGTATCGGTACATTAAAAATCGCGCGCCCATTCGGATGGAGTAAACCAATAGCCCCACAATAAATGTGACGCGGTGCCGTTTCAAGACGATGAATAATGCGCATTGTATTCACTTTTGGCGCACCTGTAATAGAACCACACGGAAAAAGTGCACGCAATAACGTTTCATATGTTGTCGTGTCTGCAATCTGACCCGCAACCATCGTCGTCATTTGGAAAACCGTTTGATAACGTTCAATCG
Above is a genomic segment from Staphylococcus delphini containing:
- a CDS encoding allophanate hydrolase subunit 1 produces the protein MKVYSQGDQAIVVSLQGDVTPAATEKLLLIRHCLINQNYPFITEIVPTETDMLISYDARMMMKHLNIDSPFLHMKAVIENINIEDMTLDKEIHCVKVPIVYGGENGPHLDMILKELHMDRQTFIDIHTGADYFVSMMGYSPGFPYLSGVDAQIIVNHTATEPRLIPAGSVILENNKCGITTTETYSDWLVIGHTSLPLFNPKKEDFALISLGDHVKFFEVQAGGNDA
- a CDS encoding aminotransferase class IV; its protein translation is MTAQFVPMKSDIPEWQRIYKTSEREHVAHSHTTQLALFYDETTDKVLEFDIGNVVLTVDGTHYTPIYDNDFLQGCMRRDLLASARIKEKYLTIVMVKEVLQHGGQLWMINSLREWVPITLKSKK
- a CDS encoding aminotransferase class IV, with the protein product MNLFETMRLDHGEIPRLAYHAERLQRSSTALGLPFDDLKWQQTIQQLCETYARGQYRVKVILEPSGELRTEVGTLQKRRR